Proteins encoded in a region of the Haloglomus salinum genome:
- the rpl12p gene encoding 50S ribosomal protein P1 yields MEYVYAALILNETGEEINEDNLTGVLEAAGADVEESRVKALVAALEDVDIEEAVQGAAAVPAGGAGGAAGGAAGGAEAEEAEADEGGDEGGDEAEEAEADEGGDDDDDEADGEGLGELFG; encoded by the coding sequence ATGGAATACGTTTACGCAGCACTCATCCTGAACGAGACGGGCGAAGAGATCAACGAAGACAACCTGACCGGCGTCCTCGAGGCCGCCGGTGCTGACGTCGAGGAGTCCCGCGTCAAGGCCCTCGTGGCCGCGCTGGAGGACGTCGACATCGAGGAGGCCGTCCAGGGGGCCGCCGCGGTGCCCGCCGGCGGTGCCGGCGGCGCCGCTGGTGGTGCCGCGGGCGGTGCCGAGGCCGAGGAGGCCGAGGCTGACGAAGGTGGCGACGAGGGCGGCGACGAGGCCGAGGAAGCCGAGGCCGACGAGGGCGGCGACGACGATGACGACGAGGCCGACGGTGAGGGCCTCGGCGAGCTGTTCGGCTGA
- a CDS encoding 50S ribosomal protein L10, producing MSADEAEAQAAAERKTEHIPEWKQEEVDDLVETIESYESVGVVDIAGIPSRQLQDMRRELYGTAELRVSRNTLLVRALEEVDEGLEDLTEFVSGQVGLIGTNDNPFGLYKQLEESKTPAPINAGEVAPNDIVIPEGDTGIDPGPFVGELQQVGADARIQEGSIQVMSDSTVLETGEEVSTELSNVLSELGIEPKEVGLDLRGVVSDGVMFDPEDLDIDVEEYQADIETAAARGQNLSINAGYPTARTAPSMLGKASNEARSLAIEAAIESPDVAEDLVARADSQLRSLAAVIDDEEALPEELRGTAPEPAGDAGAETDATADAGEEEQADDQTEDAEADADDTDDDDDGDDGGEALGAMF from the coding sequence ATGAGCGCCGACGAAGCCGAGGCCCAGGCGGCCGCCGAGCGGAAGACCGAGCACATCCCCGAATGGAAGCAGGAGGAGGTCGACGACCTCGTCGAGACCATCGAGTCCTACGAGAGCGTCGGCGTCGTCGACATCGCGGGGATTCCCTCGCGACAGCTCCAGGACATGCGTCGGGAACTGTACGGGACCGCCGAACTGCGTGTCTCCCGTAACACCCTGCTCGTCCGGGCACTGGAGGAGGTCGACGAGGGGCTCGAGGACCTGACGGAGTTCGTCTCCGGACAGGTCGGGCTCATCGGGACCAACGACAACCCGTTCGGCCTGTACAAACAGCTCGAAGAGTCGAAGACGCCCGCGCCCATCAACGCTGGTGAGGTCGCGCCCAACGACATCGTCATCCCCGAGGGTGACACGGGCATCGACCCCGGTCCGTTCGTGGGCGAGCTCCAGCAGGTCGGCGCGGACGCGCGCATCCAGGAGGGCTCCATCCAGGTCATGTCCGACTCGACCGTCCTCGAGACGGGCGAGGAGGTCAGTACGGAGCTGTCCAACGTCCTGAGCGAGCTCGGTATCGAGCCCAAGGAGGTCGGGCTCGACCTGCGTGGCGTCGTCTCCGACGGCGTCATGTTCGACCCCGAGGACCTCGACATCGACGTCGAGGAGTACCAGGCCGACATCGAGACTGCGGCCGCTCGCGGGCAGAACCTGTCCATCAACGCTGGCTACCCGACCGCACGGACGGCACCCAGCATGCTGGGCAAGGCCTCGAACGAGGCGCGCTCGCTGGCCATCGAGGCGGCCATCGAGTCGCCCGACGTGGCCGAGGACCTCGTCGCACGGGCGGACTCGCAGCTCCGGTCGCTCGCGGCTGTCATCGACGACGAGGAGGCGCTGCCCGAGGAGCTCCGGGGAACGGCCCCCGAGCCCGCGGGTGACGCTGGCGCCGAGACGGACGCCACCGCGGACGCAGGCGAGGAGGAACAGGCGGACGACCAGACCGAAGACGCCGAGGCCGACGCCGACGACACCGACGACGATGACGACGGTGACGACGGTGGCGAAGCACTCGGTGCGATGTTCTGA
- a CDS encoding 50S ribosomal protein L1 yields MADQDIENAVAQAMEEAPPRNFRETVDLAINLRDIDLDDPSNRIDESIVLPSGTGQETSIVVFAEGETALRAEDVADQVLGGDDLEDLGDDDDQAKDLAEETDFFIAEQAMMQDIGRYLGTVLGPRGKMPTPLGPDEDVVETVNRMKNTVQVRSRDRRTFHTRVGAEDMSADEIADNIDVIVRRMTADLEKGPQNIDRIFVKTTMGPAMEVPI; encoded by the coding sequence ATGGCAGATCAGGATATAGAGAACGCAGTCGCGCAAGCGATGGAGGAGGCCCCCCCGCGGAACTTCCGCGAGACCGTGGACCTCGCCATCAATCTGCGCGACATCGACCTAGACGACCCGAGCAATCGTATCGACGAGAGCATCGTGCTCCCGTCGGGCACGGGTCAGGAGACTAGTATTGTCGTGTTCGCGGAGGGTGAGACCGCCCTGCGCGCCGAGGATGTTGCCGACCAGGTACTCGGTGGCGACGACCTGGAGGACCTCGGTGACGACGACGACCAGGCGAAGGACCTCGCCGAGGAGACCGACTTCTTCATCGCCGAGCAGGCGATGATGCAGGACATCGGTCGCTACCTCGGGACGGTGCTCGGCCCGCGCGGGAAGATGCCGACCCCCCTCGGTCCGGACGAGGACGTGGTCGAGACCGTCAACCGCATGAAGAACACGGTACAGGTCCGCTCGCGCGACCGACGGACCTTCCACACCCGTGTCGGCGCCGAGGACATGTCCGCGGACGAGATCGCGGACAACATCGACGTCATCGTGCGGCGGATGACTGCGGACCTCGAGAAGGGGCCCCAGAACATCGACCGCATCTTCGTCAAGACTACCATGGGGCCGGCGATGGAGGTGCCCATCTGA
- a CDS encoding TMEM165/GDT1 family protein: protein MAGWLEVLVAAATLQLLALPGEKVQMIIAGLSTKYNPYIVVAGAGTAFAGWTALEIAFGEALRGALPAVYLDTITGGLFLLFGAILTYTALQLDTGDADGVATDGGGSGGVTSEGDSSLPGPGTDTITQRVPEGYRGFVPAFTISAFGEFGDKTQLVTIGLAVQYGAHPAIWVGEMLVIIPVSLTTALVSHHLSHLFTVERRRYIYAVSAGLFFLFAADTAAQYLLGGGFLPI from the coding sequence ATGGCTGGCTGGCTGGAGGTTCTCGTGGCTGCCGCGACGCTCCAGTTGCTCGCCCTTCCCGGCGAGAAGGTCCAGATGATAATCGCCGGGCTCTCCACGAAGTACAACCCCTACATCGTCGTCGCGGGCGCGGGCACCGCGTTCGCGGGCTGGACCGCCCTCGAGATTGCCTTCGGCGAGGCGCTCCGTGGGGCGCTGCCGGCCGTCTACCTCGATACCATCACCGGCGGACTGTTCCTCCTGTTCGGGGCCATCCTCACGTACACCGCACTACAACTCGATACCGGCGATGCCGATGGAGTCGCGACGGACGGCGGCGGGAGCGGTGGTGTGACCTCGGAGGGTGACAGCTCCCTGCCGGGGCCAGGAACCGACACCATCACCCAGCGGGTCCCCGAGGGGTATCGGGGGTTCGTGCCGGCGTTCACCATCAGCGCGTTCGGCGAGTTCGGTGACAAGACCCAGCTCGTCACCATCGGGCTAGCGGTCCAGTACGGGGCGCATCCGGCCATCTGGGTCGGTGAGATGCTGGTCATCATCCCCGTCAGTCTGACGACAGCACTCGTCTCCCACCACCTCTCGCACCTGTTCACCGTCGAACGACGGCGGTACATCTATGCCGTGTCGGCGGGGCTGTTCTTCCTGTTCGCCGCGGATACGGCCGCGCAGTACCTGCTCGGGGGCGGGTTCCTCCCCATCTGA
- a CDS encoding 50S ribosomal protein L11, whose product MAGTIEVLVPGGQANPGPPLGPELGPTPVDVQAVVNEINEQTEAFDGTEVPVTVEYEDDGSFSIDVGVPPTAALIKDELGFETGSGEPQENFVADMSVEQLKKVAEQKLPDLLAYDAKGAAKEVAGTCTSLGVTIEGENPRDFKEKIDDGEYDDIFAEGAAA is encoded by the coding sequence ATGGCTGGAACTATCGAAGTCCTCGTTCCCGGGGGGCAGGCCAACCCTGGCCCGCCGCTCGGCCCCGAACTCGGGCCGACCCCGGTGGACGTGCAGGCGGTCGTCAACGAGATTAACGAACAGACCGAGGCGTTCGACGGGACCGAAGTCCCCGTCACTGTCGAGTACGAGGACGATGGCTCGTTCTCCATCGACGTGGGTGTTCCGCCGACGGCGGCGCTCATCAAGGACGAGCTCGGGTTCGAGACGGGCAGTGGCGAACCCCAGGAGAACTTCGTCGCGGACATGTCCGTCGAGCAGCTGAAGAAGGTCGCCGAGCAGAAGCTCCCCGACCTGCTCGCCTACGACGCGAAGGGCGCGGCCAAGGAGGTCGCGGGCACCTGCACCTCGCTGGGCGTCACCATCGAGGGCGAGAACCCCCGCGACTTCAAGGAGAAGATCGACGACGGCGAGTACGACGACATCTTTGCTGAGGGGGCTGCTGCATAA
- a CDS encoding OBG GTPase family GTP-binding protein: MGLEEEIEAIEEEIAETPYNKSTEAHIGRLKSKLAKKKEKLEQQSGSGGGGGYAVEKTGDATVALVGFPSVGKSTLLNALTNADSEVGSYEFTTLDVNPGMLKYRGANIQLMDVPGLIEGAASGRGGGREVLSVVRTADLVLFVLSVFEIDQYERLSEELYKNKVRLDTEPASVSITKTGRGGIKLTTSDKVSLDDETIEGVLREYDYINADCTIREDLTIDELVDALQDNRVYLPSRVAVNKTDLIEPDYKDQVDADLREHGIDPENAVFISAEAEKGLGALKEAIWESLGLIRIYMNKPGRGTDYEEPLILTEDANTVDDALDRLGGSFDERFKFARVSGESAKHDEQQVGRDHELADEDVLRIVARK, from the coding sequence ATGGGCCTGGAAGAGGAGATCGAGGCGATCGAGGAGGAGATCGCCGAGACGCCGTACAACAAGTCCACGGAGGCCCACATCGGGCGGCTGAAGTCGAAGCTGGCGAAGAAGAAGGAGAAACTCGAACAGCAGTCCGGCTCCGGCGGCGGTGGCGGCTACGCCGTCGAGAAGACCGGCGACGCGACGGTCGCGCTGGTCGGGTTCCCGTCGGTCGGCAAGTCGACGCTGCTGAACGCGCTCACCAACGCCGACAGCGAGGTCGGCTCCTACGAGTTCACCACGCTCGACGTCAACCCGGGGATGCTCAAGTACCGCGGCGCCAACATCCAGCTGATGGACGTGCCGGGGCTCATCGAGGGCGCCGCGTCCGGGCGCGGCGGCGGCCGCGAGGTCCTCTCGGTCGTCCGGACCGCCGACCTCGTCCTGTTCGTCCTCTCCGTCTTCGAAATCGACCAGTACGAGCGCCTCAGCGAGGAGCTCTACAAGAACAAGGTCCGCCTCGATACGGAGCCGGCCTCCGTCTCCATCACCAAGACCGGGCGCGGCGGCATCAAGCTCACCACGTCCGACAAGGTGAGCCTCGACGACGAGACCATCGAGGGCGTCCTCCGGGAGTACGACTACATCAACGCCGACTGCACCATCCGCGAGGACCTCACCATCGACGAGTTGGTCGACGCGCTGCAGGACAACCGCGTCTACCTCCCCTCGCGCGTGGCCGTCAACAAGACCGACCTCATCGAGCCGGACTACAAGGACCAGGTCGATGCGGACCTGCGCGAGCACGGCATCGACCCCGAGAACGCCGTCTTCATCAGCGCGGAGGCCGAGAAGGGCCTCGGCGCCCTGAAGGAGGCCATCTGGGAGTCGCTCGGGCTCATCCGCATCTACATGAACAAACCCGGACGCGGCACCGACTACGAGGAGCCGCTTATCCTCACCGAGGACGCCAACACTGTCGACGACGCGCTCGACCGCCTCGGCGGCTCCTTCGACGAGCGGTTCAAGTTCGCCCGCGTCTCGGGCGAGTCCGCCAAGCACGACGAACAGCAGGTCGGCCGCGACCACGAACTCGCCGACGAGGACGTCCTGCGCATCGTCGCGCGGAAGTAG
- a CDS encoding NAD(P)/FAD-dependent oxidoreductase has protein sequence MDERRVAVVGAGAVGTTAAHDLADRGRAVTLYEAETVAAGASGRAAGICYDAFAEDIDAAVADRALSRFRTLDADPSFDWSFTPRPYVWLARDGDARRAAAISEQVPRMQAHGRRVELLDGDDLATEFPALRADIAVAAVARDAGSADPGAYTDAMAERAVAAGVTLREETPVELRAGDEHPHVVTADGSTTYETVVVAAGAHTARLLGDAGLPIPVKPYRVQAAITESTPLAERSPQLYDATGGYYCRPRGDGLLVGDGTEPVERDPDDWDRDADDWFRADCIEHLRAAFGGSTADGDNAAVPELDRAWAGLCTATPDGNPLLGERAPGVVVATGWQGHGFMRAPALGERVARGVCDGEWLDPFDPARFDGDESFDIVEGMVVEES, from the coding sequence ATGGACGAGCGACGGGTCGCGGTCGTCGGCGCCGGTGCGGTCGGCACGACGGCTGCCCACGACCTCGCCGACCGCGGCCGTGCGGTGACGCTGTACGAGGCCGAGACGGTGGCCGCGGGTGCGAGCGGCCGCGCAGCCGGTATCTGTTACGACGCCTTCGCCGAGGATATCGACGCCGCGGTCGCCGACCGGGCGCTCTCCCGGTTCCGCACCCTCGACGCCGACCCGTCGTTCGACTGGTCGTTCACGCCGCGCCCGTACGTGTGGCTCGCCCGCGACGGTGACGCTCGCCGCGCAGCCGCCATCAGCGAGCAGGTGCCGCGGATGCAGGCACACGGCCGACGGGTCGAGTTGCTCGACGGGGATGACCTCGCCACCGAGTTCCCAGCGCTCCGGGCCGACATCGCGGTCGCCGCCGTCGCCCGCGACGCCGGGTCCGCCGACCCCGGCGCCTACACGGACGCGATGGCCGAGCGGGCCGTGGCTGCGGGCGTCACGCTCCGCGAGGAGACGCCAGTCGAGTTGCGTGCCGGCGACGAACACCCACACGTCGTCACGGCCGACGGGTCGACGACCTACGAGACGGTCGTCGTGGCGGCGGGCGCACACACGGCGCGCCTGCTGGGCGACGCCGGCCTGCCGATACCGGTCAAGCCGTACCGCGTGCAGGCGGCAATCACGGAGTCGACACCGCTGGCCGAGCGGTCGCCCCAGCTCTACGACGCGACGGGCGGCTACTACTGTCGCCCCCGCGGCGACGGACTCCTCGTGGGCGACGGGACCGAGCCGGTGGAGCGCGACCCGGACGACTGGGACCGGGACGCGGACGACTGGTTCCGGGCCGACTGCATCGAGCACCTTCGAGCGGCGTTCGGCGGGTCGACAGCCGACGGGGACAACGCTGCCGTGCCGGAACTCGACCGCGCGTGGGCCGGCCTCTGCACCGCGACACCCGACGGGAACCCACTGCTGGGCGAACGCGCGCCCGGCGTGGTCGTGGCTACGGGGTGGCAGGGCCACGGCTTCATGCGCGCGCCGGCGCTGGGCGAGCGT